A single genomic interval of Vogesella indigofera harbors:
- the rplM gene encoding 50S ribosomal protein L13, which produces MKTFSAKPHEVKREWFVVDAEDKVLGRLAAEIARRLRGKHKPEFTPHVDTGDYIVVVNAEKLRVTGNKALDKKYYRHSGYPGGIYERNFTELQDKFPERVLEKAVKGMLPKGPLGYAMIKKLKVYAGTEHPHTAQQPKVLEI; this is translated from the coding sequence ATGAAGACCTTTTCTGCCAAGCCGCATGAGGTAAAGCGCGAGTGGTTTGTGGTCGACGCCGAAGACAAGGTGTTGGGCCGTCTTGCCGCTGAAATCGCACGCCGCCTACGTGGCAAGCATAAGCCGGAGTTCACTCCGCACGTTGATACTGGTGATTACATTGTTGTCGTTAACGCAGAAAAACTGCGCGTAACCGGTAACAAGGCACTGGACAAGAAATACTATCGCCACTCTGGCTACCCTGGTGGTATCTATGAGCGCAACTTCACCGAACTGCAAGACAAGTTCCCTGAGCGCGTTCTGGAGAAAGCCGTAAAAGGCATGCTGCCTAAGGGTCCGCTGGGTTACGCGATGATCAAGAAGCTCAAGGTTTACGCCGGCACCGAGCATCCACACACCGCGCAACAGCCTAAAGTGCTGGAAATCTGA
- the deoD gene encoding purine-nucleoside phosphorylase: MATPHIGAAAGDFADIVLMPGDPLRARLIAETYLQDAVQVTSVRNVFGYTGSYRGKRLSVMAHGMGIPSASIYATELIKDYGVGTLIRIGSCGSVDDVRLKLREVVIAMGACTDSKVNRLRLLDHDFAAIADFEVLRTAVEVAARLGKPVRVGNVFSTDLFYGVQPQLLDALKGMNVNAVEMEVAGIYGVAAQYGARALAMLTVSDVIPTGEAMDAEARQNSFHDMMEIALETALQLD, from the coding sequence ATGGCGACACCGCATATCGGCGCCGCAGCCGGCGACTTTGCCGACATCGTGCTGATGCCGGGCGATCCGCTGCGCGCCCGGCTGATCGCGGAAACGTATCTGCAGGACGCGGTGCAGGTCACCAGCGTGCGCAACGTGTTCGGCTACACCGGCAGCTACCGCGGCAAGCGGCTGTCGGTGATGGCGCATGGCATGGGTATCCCGTCGGCCAGCATCTACGCCACCGAGCTGATCAAGGACTATGGCGTGGGCACCCTGATCCGCATCGGCTCCTGCGGCTCGGTGGATGACGTGCGCCTCAAACTGCGCGAAGTGGTGATCGCCATGGGTGCCTGCACCGACAGCAAGGTCAACCGCCTGCGCTTGCTGGATCATGACTTTGCCGCCATCGCCGACTTCGAGGTGCTGCGCACCGCGGTGGAGGTTGCCGCGCGGCTGGGCAAGCCGGTGCGGGTCGGCAACGTGTTCTCTACCGACCTGTTCTACGGCGTGCAGCCACAGCTGCTGGACGCGCTCAAGGGCATGAATGTCAATGCTGTGGAAATGGAAGTCGCCGGCATTTACGGTGTTGCGGCGCAATATGGTGCCCGCGCGCTGGCCATGCTCACGGTGTCGGACGTGATTCCGACCGGGGAGGCCATGGACGCCGAAGCCCGCCAGAACAGCTTCCACGACATGATGGAAATCGCGCTGGAGACCGCGTTGCAGCTGGATTGA
- a CDS encoding MarC family protein has protein sequence MDTSFLSATILLILITDPLGNIPLFISALKQVKPERRRRVVFRECFIAFSVLLTFMFFGKGFLEVMHLTDESLRVAGGVILFLIALKMIFPGEGGHAGNQLSGEPFIVPIAVPLIAGPSAMATVLLMSTREPERILEWIGALTLTMLVTLLVFLFSGRLQKLLGEQAITALERLMGLVLTAISIEMLLGGVAAYIKKLA, from the coding sequence ATGGACACATCCTTTCTCTCCGCCACCATCCTGCTGATCCTGATCACCGATCCGCTGGGCAACATCCCGCTGTTCATCTCGGCACTGAAGCAGGTGAAACCGGAGCGCCGCCGCCGCGTGGTGTTCCGCGAGTGTTTCATCGCCTTCAGCGTGCTATTGACCTTCATGTTCTTCGGCAAGGGTTTCCTGGAGGTGATGCACCTCACCGACGAGAGCCTGCGCGTGGCAGGCGGCGTGATCCTGTTCCTGATCGCGCTGAAGATGATCTTCCCCGGCGAAGGCGGCCACGCCGGCAACCAGTTGAGCGGCGAGCCGTTCATCGTGCCGATCGCGGTGCCGCTGATTGCCGGCCCGTCGGCGATGGCCACCGTGCTGCTGATGTCGACGCGCGAGCCGGAGCGGATTCTGGAGTGGATAGGCGCACTGACGCTGACCATGCTGGTGACGCTACTGGTGTTCCTGTTCTCTGGCCGGCTGCAGAAACTGCTCGGCGAACAGGCGATTACCGCGCTGGAGCGGCTGATGGGACTGGTGCTGACCGCGATCTCGATCGAGATGCTGCTGGGTGGCGTCGCCGCCTACATCAAGAAGCTGGCCTGA
- the hppD gene encoding 4-hydroxyphenylpyruvate dioxygenase: MKMEHQLMNPLATDGFEFVEYTAPNAEGVEKLKALFLSLGFIEIARHRSKNVSLFRQGDINFILNAERTQPASEFATVHGPSACAMAWRVKDAAKAYDYALAHGAKPYVRPVGAMELNIPAVEGIGGSALYFVDRYGHDKDIYEIDFVPLEGVDQHPAGVGLQVIDHLTHNVIRGNMEKWGSFYENIANFREIRYFDIEGKLTGLVSKAMTSPCGKIRIPINESSDDKSQIEEFLKQYNGEGIQHIALTTEDIYTTVETLKARGTRFLDTPDTYYAKVDQRVPNHGEDLARLQKNSILIDGAPVEGILLQIFTETVIGPIFFEIIQRKGNEGFGEGNFRALFESIEEDQIRRGVLKAD; the protein is encoded by the coding sequence ATGAAAATGGAACATCAACTGATGAACCCACTGGCAACCGATGGCTTCGAGTTTGTCGAGTACACCGCCCCCAACGCCGAAGGCGTCGAAAAGCTGAAAGCGCTGTTCCTGTCGCTCGGCTTTATCGAGATTGCGCGCCATCGCAGCAAGAACGTCAGCCTGTTCCGCCAGGGTGACATCAATTTCATCCTCAACGCCGAACGCACCCAGCCGGCCTCCGAGTTCGCCACCGTGCACGGCCCGTCCGCCTGCGCCATGGCCTGGCGCGTGAAGGACGCCGCCAAGGCTTATGACTACGCGCTGGCGCACGGCGCCAAGCCGTATGTGCGCCCGGTCGGCGCCATGGAACTGAACATCCCGGCGGTGGAAGGCATCGGCGGCTCGGCACTGTACTTCGTCGACCGCTACGGCCACGACAAGGACATCTACGAGATCGACTTCGTGCCGCTGGAAGGCGTCGACCAGCACCCGGCCGGTGTCGGCCTGCAGGTGATCGACCACCTGACCCACAACGTGATCCGCGGCAATATGGAGAAGTGGGGCTCGTTCTACGAGAACATCGCCAACTTCCGCGAAATCCGCTACTTCGACATCGAAGGCAAGCTCACCGGTCTGGTATCCAAGGCGATGACCAGTCCGTGCGGCAAGATCCGCATCCCGATCAACGAGTCGTCCGACGACAAGAGCCAGATCGAGGAATTCCTCAAGCAGTACAACGGCGAGGGCATCCAGCACATTGCGCTGACCACCGAAGACATCTACACCACAGTAGAAACGCTGAAGGCGCGCGGCACCCGTTTCCTCGACACCCCGGACACCTACTACGCCAAGGTTGACCAGCGCGTGCCGAACCACGGCGAGGACTTGGCGCGGCTGCAGAAGAACAGCATCCTGATCGACGGCGCGCCGGTGGAAGGCATCCTGCTGCAGATCTTCACCGAAACCGTGATCGGGCCGATCTTCTTCGAGATCATCCAGCGCAAGGGCAACGAAGGCTTCGGCGAAGGCAACTTCCGCGCGCTGTTTGAATCGATCGAGGAAGACCAGATCCGCCGCGGCGTGCTGAAGGCTGACTGA
- the maiA gene encoding maleylacetoacetate isomerase, which produces MADAANVGRTLYGYFRSSAAYRVRIALNLKGLAYAQAPVSLLRGEQRSADYLALNPQGLVPALLDNGVLLTQSLAICEYLDEAYPDSARLLPDGAVLRARVRAVAQAIACDIHPLNNLRVLNYLKTELGQGEDARNGWYRHWVATGFAALEQQLAASAGRYCFGDALTLADVCLLPQVFNAQRFAIDMGGYPLLARIAANLEQVPAFADAQPSRQPDAQ; this is translated from the coding sequence ATGGCTGACGCGGCCAACGTTGGCCGCACGCTGTACGGCTATTTCCGTTCCTCGGCCGCCTACCGCGTGCGCATCGCGCTGAACCTGAAAGGGCTGGCCTACGCCCAGGCGCCGGTCAGCCTACTGCGCGGCGAGCAGCGTAGCGCCGATTATCTGGCGCTCAATCCGCAGGGACTGGTGCCGGCGCTGCTGGACAACGGCGTGCTGCTGACGCAGTCGCTGGCGATCTGCGAGTACCTGGACGAGGCCTATCCGGACAGTGCACGGCTGCTGCCGGACGGCGCGGTGTTGCGGGCACGGGTGCGTGCGGTGGCGCAGGCCATCGCCTGCGACATCCACCCGCTCAACAACCTGCGCGTGCTGAATTATCTGAAAACCGAGCTGGGACAGGGCGAGGACGCGCGCAACGGCTGGTACCGGCATTGGGTAGCGACGGGCTTTGCCGCGCTGGAGCAGCAGCTGGCCGCCAGCGCCGGACGCTACTGTTTCGGCGACGCGCTGACGCTGGCCGATGTCTGCCTGCTGCCGCAGGTGTTCAATGCGCAGCGCTTTGCCATCGACATGGGCGGCTACCCGTTGCTGGCGCGTATTGCGGCCAACCTTGAGCAGGTACCGGCGTTTGCGGATGCCCAGCCGTCACGGCAGCCGGACGCGCAGTAA
- a CDS encoding RelA/SpoT family protein, which yields MVSVVRSVADTLADAADPGRWLAQLSSSVAPDDMAMLEKAFAEARELYRDKKLPHTGEDVFSHAVAAAAIVADLNLLTDAIVATLLFAVPDYRADWQEWLPKAFNRTVLTLVEGGNRVRRLTEIARIDRFATPEDSARQAETMRKMLLAMVADIRVVLIKLAWRTQTMHYLPQCDEVIRRQIARETLELFAPLANRLGVWQIKWELEDLGFRHTDPDNYKKIAKLLDERRLERIDYIERVLDTLRGELRQAGVKGDVAGRPKHIFSIWKKMKKKKLDFSELYDIRAVRILVEKLQDCYTVLGLIHSMWQPIPGEFDDYISNPKANDYRSLHTAVIGPEDRVVEVQIRTFEMHEHAEFGVAAHWRYKEGGKGDSQYEEKISWLRQLLDWREDMSGSDREGLADAFKTELFADTIYVLTPQGRVLALPQGATAIDFAYALHTDVGHHCRGAKVEGHIVPLSTPLQNGQRVEVLTAKEGGPSVNWLHEGWVKSHRAISKIRQYIRQQNLDAVRETGRHIFERELARHPGVQPNLAQVAEKLGYDKLDEVYAALGHGELGTRAVNQAFVSFAPPPPPDVNPEDIVRRSRGGHDAGGVLIEGVGNLMTVLAKCCRPAPPDSVVGFVTKGRGISIHRSSCITLKRLSADVPERLIAADWGEQKGSVFPIDIDILASDRPGLLRDISDVFSREKLNVIGVNTLSREQKARLRFTLEVRHVRDISRVLSHLMEVRGVQEARRV from the coding sequence ATGGTTTCCGTTGTTCGATCTGTTGCCGATACGCTGGCCGATGCGGCCGATCCGGGGCGCTGGCTGGCGCAGCTGTCCAGTTCGGTCGCGCCCGACGACATGGCGATGCTGGAAAAGGCGTTTGCGGAAGCGCGCGAGCTGTACCGCGACAAGAAGCTGCCGCACACCGGCGAGGACGTGTTCAGTCACGCGGTGGCGGCGGCGGCGATCGTCGCCGACCTCAACCTGCTGACCGACGCCATCGTTGCCACGCTGCTGTTCGCGGTGCCGGACTACCGTGCCGACTGGCAGGAGTGGCTGCCGAAGGCGTTCAACCGCACCGTGCTGACGCTGGTGGAGGGCGGCAACCGTGTGCGCCGCCTCACCGAGATCGCGCGCATCGACAGGTTCGCCACTCCGGAAGACAGCGCGCGGCAGGCGGAAACCATGCGCAAGATGCTGCTGGCGATGGTGGCCGACATCCGCGTGGTGCTGATCAAGCTGGCGTGGCGCACGCAGACCATGCACTACCTGCCGCAGTGCGACGAGGTCATTCGCCGCCAGATCGCGCGCGAGACGCTGGAACTGTTCGCGCCGCTGGCCAACCGCCTCGGCGTGTGGCAGATCAAGTGGGAGCTGGAAGACCTCGGCTTCCGCCACACCGACCCGGATAACTACAAGAAGATCGCCAAGCTGCTCGACGAGCGGCGGCTGGAGCGCATCGACTACATCGAACGGGTGCTGGACACCCTGCGCGGCGAGCTGCGCCAGGCCGGAGTCAAGGGTGACGTCGCCGGCCGGCCGAAGCACATCTTCTCCATCTGGAAGAAGATGAAGAAGAAAAAGCTCGACTTCTCCGAGCTGTACGACATCCGCGCGGTGCGCATCCTGGTGGAAAAACTGCAGGACTGCTACACCGTGCTCGGCCTGATCCACAGCATGTGGCAGCCGATTCCCGGCGAGTTCGACGACTACATCAGCAATCCGAAGGCCAACGACTACCGCAGTCTGCACACCGCGGTGATCGGCCCGGAAGACCGCGTGGTGGAGGTGCAGATCCGCACCTTCGAGATGCACGAGCACGCCGAATTTGGCGTCGCCGCGCACTGGCGCTACAAGGAAGGCGGCAAGGGCGACAGCCAGTACGAGGAGAAGATCTCCTGGCTGCGGCAGTTGCTGGACTGGCGCGAGGACATGTCCGGCTCCGACCGCGAGGGCCTGGCCGATGCGTTCAAGACCGAGCTGTTCGCCGACACCATCTACGTGCTGACGCCGCAGGGGCGGGTGCTGGCGCTGCCGCAGGGCGCCACCGCCATCGACTTTGCCTACGCGCTGCATACCGACGTCGGCCACCACTGCCGCGGCGCCAAGGTCGAGGGCCACATCGTGCCGCTGTCGACGCCGCTGCAGAACGGCCAGCGCGTCGAGGTGCTGACCGCGAAGGAGGGCGGCCCGTCGGTAAACTGGCTGCACGAAGGCTGGGTCAAGAGCCATCGCGCCATCTCCAAGATCCGCCAGTACATCCGCCAGCAGAACCTGGACGCGGTGCGCGAAACCGGGCGCCACATTTTTGAGCGCGAGCTGGCGCGCCATCCCGGCGTGCAGCCTAACCTGGCGCAGGTGGCGGAAAAGCTGGGCTACGACAAGCTGGACGAGGTCTATGCCGCGCTGGGCCACGGCGAACTGGGCACCCGCGCCGTCAACCAGGCCTTCGTCAGCTTTGCGCCGCCGCCGCCACCGGACGTCAATCCGGAAGACATCGTCCGTCGCAGTCGCGGCGGCCACGACGCCGGCGGCGTGCTGATCGAGGGCGTCGGCAACCTGATGACGGTGCTGGCCAAGTGCTGCCGTCCGGCGCCACCGGACAGCGTGGTCGGCTTCGTCACCAAGGGCCGCGGCATCTCCATCCACCGCAGCAGCTGCATCACGCTGAAGCGGCTGTCGGCGGACGTGCCGGAGCGGCTGATCGCCGCCGACTGGGGTGAGCAGAAGGGCAGCGTGTTCCCGATCGACATCGACATCCTCGCCAGCGACCGCCCGGGGCTGTTGCGCGACATCTCCGACGTGTTCTCGCGCGAGAAGCTGAACGTGATCGGCGTCAACACCCTGTCGCGCGAGCAGAAGGCGCGGCTGCGCTTCACGCTGGAGGTGCGCCACGTGCGCGACATCAGCCGCGTGCTGTCGCACCTGATGGAAGTGCGCGGCGTGCAGGAAGCGCGCCGCGTGTAA
- the mutY gene encoding A/G-specific adenine glycosylase: MTLQSAFAARLVAWQKQHGRHGLPWQVSDPYRVWLSEIMLQQTQVSTVLGYYARFLGRFPDLATLAAAPVDDVLAHWSGLGYYTRARNLHKAAQQVMAGFGGEFPARREAIETLPGIGRSTAAAIAAFAFGQRETILDGNVKRVLTRCFGIDGYPGDKKVEVQLWTLAESLLPAADGDMVAYTQGLMDLGATVCSRARPACGVCPMADGCVAARDGRTAELPQRKPKKVQPERETVMLIALHRGQVLLQRRPPSGIWGGLLSLPEFESTLAIADWLADNGDGELLPVWPELRHVFTHFRLTITPQCVPLQRLAASHCAEDGRVWLPLARALDAGVPTPVRKLLLQALQSPAGATID; this comes from the coding sequence ATGACCTTGCAGTCGGCGTTTGCGGCGCGCCTAGTCGCCTGGCAGAAACAGCACGGCCGGCACGGTTTGCCGTGGCAGGTCAGCGATCCTTATCGCGTGTGGCTGTCGGAAATCATGCTGCAGCAGACGCAGGTGAGCACGGTGCTCGGCTACTACGCACGCTTCCTCGGGCGTTTCCCGGATCTGGCCACGTTGGCCGCCGCGCCGGTGGACGACGTGCTGGCGCACTGGAGCGGCCTCGGCTACTACACTCGTGCCCGTAATCTGCACAAGGCGGCACAGCAGGTGATGGCCGGCTTTGGCGGCGAGTTTCCGGCGCGGCGCGAGGCGATCGAAACGCTGCCCGGCATCGGCCGTTCCACCGCGGCGGCGATTGCCGCCTTTGCCTTCGGCCAGCGTGAAACCATACTCGACGGCAATGTCAAACGGGTGCTGACGCGCTGCTTCGGTATCGACGGCTATCCCGGCGACAAGAAGGTGGAGGTGCAGTTGTGGACGCTGGCGGAGAGCCTGCTGCCGGCCGCCGACGGCGACATGGTCGCCTACACCCAGGGGCTGATGGATCTGGGTGCCACCGTCTGTAGCCGCGCGCGTCCGGCCTGCGGCGTCTGTCCGATGGCGGACGGTTGCGTCGCCGCCCGTGACGGGCGCACCGCCGAGCTGCCGCAGCGCAAGCCGAAAAAGGTGCAGCCGGAGCGGGAGACGGTGATGCTGATCGCGCTGCACCGGGGGCAGGTGCTGTTGCAGCGCCGGCCGCCTTCAGGCATCTGGGGCGGCCTGCTGTCGCTGCCGGAGTTCGAGTCCACGCTGGCGATTGCCGACTGGCTGGCGGACAACGGCGACGGCGAACTGCTGCCGGTGTGGCCGGAATTGCGCCACGTGTTTACCCATTTCCGTCTCACCATCACGCCGCAGTGCGTGCCACTGCAAAGGTTGGCCGCAAGCCATTGTGCCGAAGACGGCCGTGTGTGGCTGCCGCTGGCACGCGCGCTGGACGCCGGGGTACCGACCCCGGTACGCAAATTGCTGTTGCAGGCCTTGCAGTCGCCGGCCGGCGCCACCATTGATTAA
- a CDS encoding fumarylacetoacetate hydrolase family protein, whose amino-acid sequence MKLATYQNNTRDGQLMVVSRDLSRAIAVPQIAATLQQALDNWAQAEPQLQQVYIALNQDEAAGAVAFDAARCHSPLPRAYQWADGSAYLNHVELVRKARGAEVPESFYHDPLMYQGGSDAFLPPRSPIPLRDEAWGLDFEGEVAVVTGDVPLGSDAAECATHIRLLMLVNDVTLRNLIPGELAKGFGFFQSKPATAFSPVAVTPDELGDAWQDGKVHLPLLVDYNHAFYGKPNAGVEMQFSFPQLVAHVAKTRELVAGSIVGSGTVSNHDRSTGSCCLAEQCMIEIIDTGAAITPFMKVGDTVRIEMKDAAGHSIFGAIAQTVVKHG is encoded by the coding sequence ATGAAACTCGCCACCTACCAGAACAACACCCGCGACGGCCAGCTGATGGTCGTCAGCCGCGACCTCTCCCGCGCCATCGCCGTACCGCAGATCGCCGCCACTCTGCAGCAGGCGCTGGATAACTGGGCGCAGGCCGAGCCGCAACTGCAGCAGGTCTACATTGCACTGAATCAGGACGAGGCCGCCGGTGCCGTCGCCTTCGACGCGGCGCGTTGCCACAGCCCGTTGCCGCGCGCCTACCAGTGGGCGGACGGCAGTGCCTACCTCAACCACGTCGAGCTGGTGCGCAAGGCGCGCGGCGCCGAGGTGCCGGAGAGTTTCTACCACGACCCGCTGATGTACCAGGGGGGCTCCGACGCCTTCCTGCCGCCACGCTCGCCGATTCCGCTGCGCGACGAGGCGTGGGGACTGGATTTCGAGGGCGAGGTGGCGGTGGTCACCGGCGACGTGCCGCTGGGCAGCGATGCCGCCGAGTGCGCCACCCACATCCGCCTGCTGATGCTGGTCAACGACGTCACTCTGCGTAACCTGATTCCGGGCGAACTGGCCAAGGGCTTCGGCTTCTTCCAGAGCAAGCCGGCGACCGCGTTCTCGCCGGTAGCGGTGACCCCGGACGAGCTGGGCGACGCATGGCAGGACGGCAAGGTGCATCTGCCGCTGCTGGTCGATTACAACCACGCCTTCTACGGCAAGCCGAACGCCGGCGTCGAGATGCAGTTCAGCTTCCCGCAGCTGGTGGCGCACGTGGCCAAGACCCGCGAACTGGTCGCCGGCTCCATCGTCGGCTCCGGCACCGTGTCCAACCACGACCGCAGCACGGGCAGCTGCTGCCTGGCCGAGCAGTGCATGATCGAGATCATCGACACCGGCGCGGCGATCACCCCGTTCATGAAGGTGGGCGACACGGTGCGCATCGAGATGAAGGATGCCGCCGGCCACAGCATTTTCGGAGCCATCGCACAGACGGTGGTCAAGCATGGCTGA
- a CDS encoding THUMP domain-containing protein, translating into MSTFRSRQRAAQRRQPTPTAERATPPAGNNAPPGPRGDKPFQQKPRAGDARQEGRFGAPRDKDPRFGNDKPRFGGDQPRDSGFNKPRFDDKPRFGGDKPREGSFQRDRDQAPREGGFNKPRFDDKPRFGGDKPREGSFQRDRDQAPREGGFNKPRFDDKPRFGGDKPREGGFQRDRDQAPRDGGFNKPRFDADKPRFGGDKPRESSFQRNRDQAPREGGFNKPRFDADKPRFGGDKPREGGLQRDREQAPRDGGFNKPRFDDKPRFGGDKPREGGLQRDRDQAQREGGFNKPRFDDKPRFGGEQPREGGFQRDSAPRSPAAEGNGPKVLFGNRKISEDNTPAAPSSSDSAAASGERSYTRDRVAGIRGKAHPDFQAPERREPAEPARPKSFLKTPRRDDDASAPRSFPAAEPREAAEPARPKSFLKSPRRDEAHDSDERAPRRDDRPYGEAREGSFQRNRTFDARGEQSGVRESGFQRDRTFDRSSPARDGERKPWQQDSKPRFDRERSAPRDEQAPRTLFGKGNAPQRSDAPRGSAPQRGDAANVGRTPYAKPQPRILQQGQLALFASCPRGLEKLLAEEISQQGGSELQLTDGGVHFTGNQEVMMRVNLHSRTASRLLQQLAQGSFQIERDIYTLAKSIDWPALFDVSNTIKVKTDGHARLRSIDYVSLIVKDAICDRFRALNDERPSVDTRRPDIRIRVFLSGFDVQIYLDTSGEALFKRGWRDETGEAPLRENLAAGILLSAGYNGSQPLLDPMCGSGTFLVEAADIALNRAPGRLRSFAFEKLNTHNDLLWHSIRNDAELAVRPLEKLAIYGNDASLEMVEIARHNLTRCGLESLVTLSHGDATELQAPAANGLLVCNPPYGVRLDEQDSLAELYPRLATWLKRNFAGWTAHLMTADSRLPALMRLNAEARPLLYNGALECRVYAFPLVAGSNRKE; encoded by the coding sequence ATGTCGACCTTCCGTTCCCGCCAGCGCGCCGCGCAACGCCGTCAGCCCACTCCGACCGCCGAGCGCGCCACGCCACCAGCCGGGAACAATGCCCCGCCCGGCCCGCGTGGCGACAAGCCATTCCAGCAAAAACCACGCGCCGGCGATGCACGGCAGGAAGGTCGCTTCGGCGCCCCCCGTGACAAGGACCCGCGCTTCGGCAACGACAAACCGCGCTTCGGTGGCGATCAGCCACGCGACAGCGGTTTCAACAAGCCACGCTTTGACGACAAACCGCGTTTCGGTGGCGACAAGCCGCGCGAGGGCAGCTTCCAGCGCGACCGCGACCAGGCACCACGTGAAGGCGGCTTCAACAAGCCACGCTTTGACGACAAACCGCGCTTCGGTGGCGACAAGCCACGTGAAGGCAGCTTCCAGCGCGATCGCGACCAGGCACCACGTGAAGGCGGCTTCAACAAGCCGCGCTTTGATGACAAACCGCGTTTCGGCGGCGACAAGCCGCGCGAGGGCGGCTTCCAGCGTGATCGCGACCAGGCGCCGCGCGACGGCGGCTTCAACAAGCCACGCTTTGACGCCGACAAACCGCGTTTTGGCGGCGACAAGCCGCGCGAGAGCAGCTTCCAGCGCAACCGCGACCAGGCTCCGCGCGAAGGTGGTTTCAACAAGCCACGCTTTGACGCTGACAAGCCGCGTTTCGGTGGCGACAAGCCGCGTGAAGGCGGCCTCCAGCGCGACCGCGAGCAGGCACCACGTGACGGCGGCTTCAACAAGCCGCGCTTTGACGACAAACCGCGTTTTGGTGGCGACAAGCCGCGCGAAGGCGGCCTCCAGCGTGACCGCGACCAGGCACAACGCGAAGGTGGTTTCAACAAACCGCGCTTTGACGATAAGCCACGTTTCGGCGGTGAGCAGCCGCGTGAAGGCGGCTTCCAGCGCGATAGCGCACCGCGCAGCCCGGCCGCCGAGGGCAACGGCCCGAAAGTACTGTTCGGCAACCGCAAGATCAGCGAAGACAACACCCCGGCAGCACCAAGCAGCAGCGACAGCGCGGCGGCCAGTGGCGAGCGCAGCTACACCCGCGACCGCGTGGCCGGCATCCGCGGCAAAGCGCACCCGGACTTCCAGGCACCGGAACGGCGCGAACCGGCCGAGCCGGCACGTCCGAAATCATTCCTGAAAACGCCGCGCCGCGACGATGACGCCAGCGCACCGCGTAGCTTTCCGGCCGCCGAGCCGCGCGAAGCCGCCGAGCCAGCCCGCCCGAAATCGTTTCTGAAATCGCCACGCCGTGACGAAGCGCACGATAGCGACGAGCGTGCACCACGCCGCGACGACCGCCCGTACGGCGAAGCCCGCGAAGGCAGCTTCCAGCGCAACCGCACCTTTGACGCCCGTGGCGAGCAAAGCGGCGTGCGCGAAAGCGGCTTCCAGCGTGACCGTACCTTCGACCGCAGTAGCCCGGCACGCGACGGCGAACGCAAGCCATGGCAGCAGGACAGCAAGCCACGCTTCGACCGCGAACGCAGCGCGCCGCGCGACGAGCAGGCGCCCCGCACGCTGTTCGGCAAGGGCAATGCACCACAGCGTAGCGATGCCCCGCGCGGCAGCGCACCGCAACGCGGCGATGCGGCCAACGTTGGCCGCACACCGTACGCCAAGCCGCAACCGCGCATCCTGCAGCAAGGCCAGCTGGCGCTGTTCGCCAGCTGCCCGCGCGGCCTGGAAAAACTGCTGGCCGAGGAAATCAGCCAGCAAGGCGGCAGCGAACTGCAGCTGACCGACGGCGGAGTGCACTTCACCGGCAACCAGGAAGTGATGATGCGGGTCAACCTGCACTCGCGTACCGCCAGCCGCCTGCTGCAACAGCTGGCGCAAGGCAGCTTCCAGATCGAGCGCGACATCTACACTCTGGCCAAGAGCATCGACTGGCCGGCGCTGTTCGACGTCAGCAACACCATCAAGGTGAAGACCGACGGCCACGCCCGCCTGCGCAGCATCGACTACGTGTCGCTGATCGTGAAGGACGCAATCTGCGACCGCTTCCGCGCGCTGAACGACGAGCGCCCGAGCGTGGACACACGCCGCCCGGACATCCGCATCCGCGTGTTCCTGTCCGGCTTCGACGTGCAGATCTATCTCGACACCAGCGGCGAAGCGCTGTTCAAGCGCGGCTGGCGCGACGAAACCGGCGAGGCACCGCTGCGTGAAAACCTGGCCGCCGGCATCCTGCTCAGCGCCGGTTACAACGGCAGCCAGCCGCTGCTGGACCCGATGTGCGGCAGTGGCACCTTCCTGGTGGAGGCCGCCGACATCGCGCTCAACCGCGCGCCGGGCCGCCTGCGCAGCTTTGCCTTTGAAAAGCTGAACACCCACAACGACCTGCTGTGGCACAGCATCCGCAACGATGCCGAGCTGGCAGTACGGCCGCTGGAAAAGCTGGCGATCTACGGCAACGACGCGTCGCTGGAAATGGTGGAGATTGCGCGCCACAACCTGACACGCTGCGGCCTGGAGTCGCTGGTCACGCTCAGCCACGGCGACGCCACCGAGCTGCAGGCGCCCGCCGCCAACGGCCTGCTGGTGTGCAACCCGCCGTACGGCGTCCGCCTCGACGAGCAGGATTCGCTGGCCGAGCTGTACCCGCGCCTGGCGACCTGGCTGAAGCGCAACTTTGCCGGCTGGACCGCGCACCTGATGACCGCCGACAGCCGTCTGCCGGCCCTGATGCGCCTGAATGCCGAAGCGCGGCCGCTGCTGTACAACGGCGCGCTGGAGTGCCGCGTCTATGCCTTCCCGCTGGTGGCCGGTTCCAACCGCAAGGAATAA